The nucleotide sequence AGGGCCAGTCCCAAGCCGATGAGGAGGCTGATCAGCACCACGGAGACGGTGAGGACGATAGTGGTGAAGATGGCCTGGCGCAGGTCGGGGTCGGTGAGGACCGTGACGTAGTTCTCCAGACCGGTGAAAGCGGTCTTGTCGGGGCTGAGGCTGTTCCAGCTCATGAACGAGATGATCAGCGTCACCAGGAACGGAAGCTGGGTGACGATGATGAGGAAGATCAGCGCCGGCAGCAGCGGTGCGCGCCGCGCCCAGGCCAGGGCGCGTTCCCGCGACCGGGTATCCCGTGGGGACGGGGATTTGGGTGCGCTGTGCCCCGGACGGGAGATACGCGCCGTTGCGGTAGTCATGATGTTCTCCTGCGGTTCGGTTGAGGTCACTTGTACTTGTTGCCGACTTTTTCGGCGGCCTGCTGGCCCTTGTTCAGCGCGTTAACCACGGTGCCCTGGCCCGCGATGGCGGAGCTGATCCCCTGCGAGACGCTGGTGCCCAGGGCGGCGAACTCGGGGATGCCGACGAACTGGATCCCGACGGCGGGACGCGGCTGGGCGCCCGGGTTCTTCGGGTCGGCGTTCTCGATCGCGAAGCGCTCAGCCTTGAAGAACGGCGCGGCCTTCTGGAACTCGGCGTTCTCATAGGTGGAGATGCGCTTGCCGGAGGGGACCTTCGCCCAGCCCAGCTTGGCGGCCACCAGCTCCTCGTACTCCTTGGAGCTGGCCCAGGCGATGAACTTCCCGGCCGCGTCCTGTTTCTTGGAGGCCGCCTGCATGGCCCAGGACCAGGTCCACAGCCACCCGGAGGACGCCGTCTTCTTCACCGGCGCCTGCGCGTACCCGATCTTGCCCTTCACCGGTGAGGCATCGGCTTCGAGGGCACCGGCGGCGGAGGTGGCGTCGTACCACATGGCCACCTTGCCCTGGCTCATGTTGTTCAGGCACTCGGTGAACCCGGCCTGCGCCGCACCGGCCTCGCCGTGCTTGCGCACCAGGTCAACGTAGAACTCGACCGCTTCGGTGAACTCGGGGGCGTTGACCTTCGCATTCCAGTCCTTGTCGTACCAGGTGCCGCCATAGGTGTTCACCACGGTGGTCAGCGGCGCGAAGACCTGGCCCCAGCCCGGCTGCCCGCGCAGGCAGATCCCCTTCATGCCCGGCGCGGCGCCGTCGGCCTTCGCCGCCAGCTCGGCCACCTGGTCCCAGGTGGGCTTCTCCGGCATGGTCAGCCCCTTGGCGTCGAAGATGTCCTTCCGGTACATCAGGAAGGAGGACTCGCCGTAGAAGGGCTCGCCGTAAAGCTTGCCGTCCGCACCGGTCAGCGACGCCGTGTACGCGGGCAGGATGTCCGCCTGGTTGAACTTAGGGTCCTTCGCCACAGAATCCAGCGGCGCCAGCCACTTGTTCGCCGCGAAGAACGGGATCTCATAGTTGGACAGGGATGCGACGTCGTACTGGCCGGCCTGGCTGGAAAACTCCTGGCTGATCTTCGCCCGGACATCGTTCTCCGGCAGGACCGTGTAGTTGACCTTGATCCCGGTTTCCCGAGTGAAGTTGTCCGCCGTCAGCTTCTGCAGGTCCTCCATCTGCGGGTTGTTCACCATCAGGACGCTGATGCTGTTCGGGTCACCCGCGCTGTTGCCGCCGCCGGCTCCCGCACAGGCGGAGGCGGACAGGGCGATGCACAGCGCACCTGCAGCCAGCGAGGCGGCACGCATCTTGGGACGCATAAGAACTCCTTTGTGCTCAAAAGTCAGGACACCGGTCCGGGCCGCAGCCGCGGACCCGGTGGTATGGGCCGCTCGGCCCGTTGCAGCTTCGGCTCTCATCTGAGCTTGCTCATCTGAGCGAACTGCTGCTGCTCATCTGTCATGTGACTCTAGTCATATATACTCGTTTGAGCAAGAGGCAATACTCAAATGATCAGATGTGCGAGAGGTGACGGGCATGAGCGAGCTTTCCCATGAAGAGCTTCTGGCGCGCATCAGCAGCGAGTACTACCTGGAGAACCGGTCCAAGGTGGAGATCGGCAGCAGCTACGGGATCTCGCGATTCCAGGTGGCGCGGCTGCTCACGGAGGCCCTCGAGAAGGGCATTGTGGAAATCAAAGTGAACTTCCCGTCCCGCGTCTCCGCTGCCGACATCCGCCGCATTGAGAAGTTCCTGGGGATCGGCGGGATCGCCGTTGCGGACACCAACGGGGACGTGATCCAGGCGCGCGGGATCCTGGCCAAGGCGGCCGCCGTCGAAATTTCCCGGCAGGCACCGGCGGGCGGGACCATGGGCATCTCCTGGTCCCGCACCCTGGACGTGGCCTCCCGGCTGGTCCGGGAGCTTCCCAAGTGCGACGTCGTCCAGCTCGCCGGCGCGCTCCCCACGGAAGGCGAGAGCAATCCCCTTGAGCTGATCCAGCGGCTGGGGCATGTGAGCGGGGGGCTCACCTGGCCGCTCTGGGCACCTTTGGTGGTGGAAGATCCGACGACGGCGGCCGGCTTGCGCCGCCAGCCGGAGATCGCCGAGGCGCTGGCGAAGGCGGACTCACTCGACCTGGCCGTCGTCGCCATCGGTGCGTGGAAGCCCGGCACCTCCACCATCTGGGACCGGGCCGACGCCGACGTGAGGCAGGCGGCAGTGGAGGCCGGCGCCGTCGGGGAATGCTCCGGCCGGCTGATCAACGCCAAAGGCGTTGCGGTGGAGTCGGGGCTGGACGAGCAGATCATCGCCGTCAGCATCAAGCAGCTGCAGCGCACCCCGAAGGTGATCGCCGTGGCCCAGGGGGAAGCGCGGGCTGAAGCGGTGCTGGCGGTGGCGAAGGCCGGCTTCGTCACCACCCTGATCATTGATTCGCCGCTGGCCAAGGCCCTGACTGACCTAATCGATGAGGAGAAGAGTCAATGAGCGTTGTTATCGGTGTGGATTCCTCCACCCAGTCCTGCAAGGTCCTCGCTGTGGACGCCGAAAGCGGTGACGTGGTCGCGTCCGGTGCTGCGTCCCACCCTGACCTCACGGCCGTGGACCCGCACGTTTGGACGTCCGCACTGAAGGAAGCGTGGCATTCCGCCGGCGCCGACCGGCTGGGCGGTTCCGTCGCCGGTGCCGGCATCGCCGCGCAGCAGCACGGGATGGTGGCCATCGACAGTTCGGGGACACCCGTGCACGACGCGCTGCTGTGGAATGACACCCGCAGCGCCGCGGATGCGGCGAGGCTGCGGAACGAACTTGGGGCTGAGGCGTGGGTGGATGCCGTCAACCTGGTCCCGGTGGCGTCGTTCACCATCTCCAAGCTCGCGTGGCTGGCGCGGAACGAGCCCGACGCCGCGGCCCGCGTGGACCAGGTGGTCCTCCCCCACGACTGGCTCAACGGCGCGATGGCCGGGGAATTCACGACTGACCGGAGCGACGCCTCGGGCACCGGATACTTCTCCCCCGTGACGGACAGCTACCGGCCGGACCTGCTGGAACGCTTCTTCGGACGGGCTCCGCGGCTGCCGCGCGTGGTGGCTTCAGGTGAGGCTGCCGGCACCGTGCAGAGCGGCTGGGGCATCGACGGCGCCGTCCTGGCCGCCGGTGCCGGGGACAATGCCGCGGCGGCGCTGGGGCTGGGGCTGCGTCCGGGTGAGGTGGTGGTCTCGATCGGCACCTCCGGGACTGTTTTCACCGCGTCGCCGTCCGCGATGCCGGACGTGAGCGGTGAAGTGGCGGGGTTTGCGGACGCCGCCGGCGGCCACCTGCCGCTTCTGGCCATGCTCAACTCGGCCCGGGTGATGGCCGCGACCGCGTCCATGCTCGGCGTCGATCTGGCGACGTTGGATTCCCTGGCACTCGCCGCGGGCAACGATGCCGGCGGGCTGACGTTCCTGCCGTACCTGGACGGCGAGCGCAGCCCCAACCTGCCGCACGCGAGCGGGAGCCTGGTTGGTCTGAGCCGGAGCAACATGTCACCGGAGAACCTCGCGCGGGCCTCCGTGCTGGGAGTGCTGAACTCGCTGGCCGATGCCATCGACGTGCTGCGGCAGCTGGGCGGGACGCCGGACAAGGTCTTGCTCATTGGTGGTGGTTCGAAATCGCATGCCCTGCGGCAGGCCGCGGCCAGCATCTTCAACCTGCCCGTCGAGGTGCCGGCAAGCCGGGAGTACGTGGCGCTCGGTGCTGCGAAGCAGGCGGCATGGGCAGCGACCGGAGAGCTTCCGGACTGGAGGCGCAGCATCGAGGCGGCCTACGAGCCCGACGGCGACTGGGGCTTCAGCGTCCGCGAGCGGTATGCAACGGCCCGCCGGAACATTTACGGCGTCGGCTGAGCTGGTCGCTGGTTGAAACCGTCGAAGCCAGATCAGTCGCTGTCGTAGCGGGCGAGTGCCTCGATGTAGACAGCGGCAGTTTCCTGGTCGCCCTTCGCGGTGTACTTGGCGATGATGTTCGCCAGGTCGCGTTTGATGACGCAGCGCGCGTCATACGGTTCACGAGGACGGGGAACGTAATCGTTCATGACGCCCAGCTCCCTTGCACCTCTTCACGCTCCAGCAGATAGCGCAGAAATGCCGCCTGGTTATCGATTTCCCGCTGCTT is from Arthrobacter sp. QXT-31 and encodes:
- a CDS encoding ABC transporter substrate-binding protein — its product is MRPKMRAASLAAGALCIALSASACAGAGGGNSAGDPNSISVLMVNNPQMEDLQKLTADNFTRETGIKVNYTVLPENDVRAKISQEFSSQAGQYDVASLSNYEIPFFAANKWLAPLDSVAKDPKFNQADILPAYTASLTGADGKLYGEPFYGESSFLMYRKDIFDAKGLTMPEKPTWDQVAELAAKADGAAPGMKGICLRGQPGWGQVFAPLTTVVNTYGGTWYDKDWNAKVNAPEFTEAVEFYVDLVRKHGEAGAAQAGFTECLNNMSQGKVAMWYDATSAAGALEADASPVKGKIGYAQAPVKKTASSGWLWTWSWAMQAASKKQDAAGKFIAWASSKEYEELVAAKLGWAKVPSGKRISTYENAEFQKAAPFFKAERFAIENADPKNPGAQPRPAVGIQFVGIPEFAALGTSVSQGISSAIAGQGTVVNALNKGQQAAEKVGNKYK
- a CDS encoding sugar-binding transcriptional regulator — translated: MSELSHEELLARISSEYYLENRSKVEIGSSYGISRFQVARLLTEALEKGIVEIKVNFPSRVSAADIRRIEKFLGIGGIAVADTNGDVIQARGILAKAAAVEISRQAPAGGTMGISWSRTLDVASRLVRELPKCDVVQLAGALPTEGESNPLELIQRLGHVSGGLTWPLWAPLVVEDPTTAAGLRRQPEIAEALAKADSLDLAVVAIGAWKPGTSTIWDRADADVRQAAVEAGAVGECSGRLINAKGVAVESGLDEQIIAVSIKQLQRTPKVIAVAQGEARAEAVLAVAKAGFVTTLIIDSPLAKALTDLIDEEKSQ
- the xylB gene encoding xylulokinase; protein product: MSVVIGVDSSTQSCKVLAVDAESGDVVASGAASHPDLTAVDPHVWTSALKEAWHSAGADRLGGSVAGAGIAAQQHGMVAIDSSGTPVHDALLWNDTRSAADAARLRNELGAEAWVDAVNLVPVASFTISKLAWLARNEPDAAARVDQVVLPHDWLNGAMAGEFTTDRSDASGTGYFSPVTDSYRPDLLERFFGRAPRLPRVVASGEAAGTVQSGWGIDGAVLAAGAGDNAAAALGLGLRPGEVVVSIGTSGTVFTASPSAMPDVSGEVAGFADAAGGHLPLLAMLNSARVMAATASMLGVDLATLDSLALAAGNDAGGLTFLPYLDGERSPNLPHASGSLVGLSRSNMSPENLARASVLGVLNSLADAIDVLRQLGGTPDKVLLIGGGSKSHALRQAAASIFNLPVEVPASREYVALGAAKQAAWAATGELPDWRRSIEAAYEPDGDWGFSVRERYATARRNIYGVG